TGGATCGCGTACGTGGGAATTCCATCCTTCATCGTGACCCTCGCCGGAATGCTGATCTTCCGCGGTGCCACGCAGATCATGCTCGGCTCGCGTTCGCTCGGCCCCTTCCCCGAGGGCTTCCAGAAGATCTCCACCGGTTACCTGCCCTCGGTCGGCCCGAACACCAACTACCACAACCTGACCGTGCTGATGGGTCTCGTCCTGATCGCGGTGGTCGTGGTCCAGGAGCTCCGTTCGCGCCGCCGCGAGCAGGAGTACGAGCTCGACGTCCTGCCGAAGGGGATCTTCATCACCAAGCTGGTGGCGATGATCGCGGCGGTCCTCGCCTTCACGATGACCCTCGCCAGCTACCGGGGCGTCCCCGTGGTGCTGCTCATCCTGGCCGCCCTGCTCATCGGACTCGGCTTCGTGATGCGCAACGCGATCGTCGGACGCCACGTCTACGCGCTCGGCGGCAACCAGGCCGCGGCCAAGCTCTCGGGCGTCAAGGACAAGCGCGTCACCTTCCTGGTCTTCGTGAACATGGGCGTCCTCGCGGCCCTGGCGGGCATCGTCTTCGCCGCCCGCCTCAACGCGGGCACCCCCAATGCCGGTGTGAACTTCGAACTCGAGGCCATCGCCGCCTCGTTCATCGGCGGCGCGTCGATGAGCGGCGGCGTCGGCACGGTCTTCGGCGCGATCATCGGCGGTCTGGTCCTGGGCGTGCTCAACAACGGCATGTCCCTGGTGGGCATCGGCACCGACTACCAGCAGGTCATCAAGGGGCTCGTGCTCCTGGCCGCGGTCGGCTTCGACGTCTACAACAAGCGCAAGGTCGGTTCGTAATGCAACTGCCTCCCGAGGAGCCGCACATGAGCACGAGCAGACGCACAGTACTGGCAGCGACGGCGGCGGCAGGCCTGGCCGCGACGACGCTGGGCACGGCGACACAGGCGCAGGCTTCGTCGCGCCCGTCGCACACCCCGTCCAAGGAGTACTTCGGCACCCTGGACGACGGCACGAAGGTGTACGTCTGGACGGTCGCGAACGGAGGCACCCGCCTCCAGGTCCTTTCGTACGGCGGAATCATCCACCGCCTGGAGACGGCGGACCGCCACGGCAGGCGGGCCAACGTCGCGCTCGGCTTCGACAACCTCGCCGACTACGTCGCCAAGTCCCCTTACTTCGGTGGGCTGATCGGCCGCTACGGCAACCGCATCGCGGGCGGGAAGTTCACGCTGGACGGCACGACGTACCAGCTCCCCCTGAACGACACCACGACCTCCCTCCACGGCGGCACCAAGGGCTTCGACAAGGTCCCGTGGAACGTCGCCCCGTACACCAAGGGCTCCGAAACCGGCCTGGTCCTGACCCGGACGTCGCCCGACGGCGAGATGGGCTACCCCGGCAACCTCAAGGTGAAGGTCACCTACGCCCTCACCGCGCGCGGCGAATGGCGCATCGACTACGAGGCGACGACCGACAAGGCCACGGTCGTCAACCTCACCAACCACACCTACTACAACCTCTCCGGCGAGGGCACGGGCTCGATCTACGACCACACCCTCGAACTGGCCGCCTCGCGCTACACCCCGGTGAACTCGGCCCTGATCCCCACCGGCGAACTGGCGAAGGTCGCGGGCACCCCCTTCGACTTCCGCCGCACGAAGGTGATCGGCGCGGACATCCGCAAGGCGAACCAGCAGCTCCTGTACGGCAAGGGGATCGACCACAACTGGGCGCTGGACAAGGGGATCACACAGACCCCCGAGTACGCCCTGACGTTGTCCGACCCCGCGTCGGGCCGCGTGATGAAGATCCACACGACAGAGCCGGGCCTGCAGTTCTACTCGGGCAACTTCCTGGACGGCACGCTGGTCGGCACCTCGGGCCACATCTACCGCCAGGGCGACGCGCTCTGCCTGGAGACCCAGCACTTCCCGGACTCCCCGAACCAGAGCAACTTCCCGTCAACGGTGCTGCGTCCCGGCCAGACGTACCGCACGACAACGCTCCACACCTTCTCGACCCGCTAGCCCCCGACCGCTGTGCGCCTCCGCGGGTTCTGACCCCGCGGGGGCGCACAGCCGCGCCCGGCCTCAGACCGCGGCCTCAGATCCCGGCGTGGACCTCCAGCGCGGTGCGCACCGCCGACTCCAGCGCGCCCTCGATCCAGGCGGGCTTGACCGACGTATGACAGCCCGCGAAGTGCAGCGGCCCCTCGGCCGTCACCGTGTGCGGCAGGAGCTCGGTGTGCTGGCCGGGCATCAGCACGGACGCCTCGCCGTACGCGTACGGATCACGCATCCACGACTGCGTGCGCCCAACTCCCGTGTAGAACACCTCGATCCGCTGCCCGTAGACCTCCTGCACTCCGCCCAGCGCCCGCGGATACCGCTCCTCGTCGTCGAAGCAGTCCCACTTCAGCGCGTCGTCGGCCCAGCTGTACGAGGCGAGCACCACCCCGCCCGGGCTCCCCTCCACCGGATACGACGGCTGGAACATGAACCGGTTCGGATTGTCGGTGACCGACCCGCCCCCGACCACGTGCGCGGCCTCGGGCTGATCCTTCGCCACGGCCCGGCTGGCCGCGTAGTGCACCCGCTGCGCATCGCTGATGTGCCCCTTGGGCACGGAGGGATGCGCCCCCAGCAGCGACCCGTCGGCCGGGACCTTCCCGCGCCGGTAGTCCTCGTACAGCCCGGGCCGGACCGCCTCCAGCGCCGCTTCCCATCCCTTCTCGTCCAACTCCCACCAGCGTTCGCTGAATTCGAGCAGCACCTTGGTCGCCGCGTCGTAGTGCATCTCGGTGATGGCACGCCGCTTGCCGTACGAGAGCGGGGGCTCGACCGGGATGTGGCGCAGCCCGGAGAACGGCACGGTGACGATGGCGGCCTCGCCGGTGAAGGTCTCCCGGACGACCTTGCCGTCCTTCCCCTCCGAGACGGTGTCGACGGTGACGGAGGGCTTCACGGGGTCGTAACTGATCCGCGTGACCCGCCGGTCGAGCCGCACCACATCCTTCACCTGCGCGTAGAGCGCGTCGGCCAGCGTGGCGGTGCCGCCGGGGAGTTCGTAGAAGGTGGTGTCGGGGCTGATCAGATACGCGTCGATGAAGGCGTGGATGAACCCCAGATGCATCCGCGACGTGACGTTCTCCAGCGTCCCGACCAGATCGATCGTGGCGGCGTCGAGCTTGGCGGCCTCGGTCAGATACTGGTACATCGACCAGTGCCCGTACCGCTGCACGACGTTCGCCCACCCTTCCAGCAGTTCGCCGCCCTTCTTCCCCTCGATCTCGGTGTACGCGAGGGCGAGCGCATTGCGCAGGATCGTGCCGGACGGCACGGTCTCGTACTGCTCGGGAACGCCGAAGGACCGGTTGACGACGCGCGGATCCTTCGCGTAGTCGGCCCGCCGGACGCGGATCCCGTTCACGTACAGCCAGGTCCGGAATGCGGGCTTGTCGTGCGCGTCGACATCCACGAGCCGGAACTTCCGCCGCTTGAGCCCGAAGCTGTCGATGAGCCCGGAGACCAGCGGGTGGCTCCCGGGAATCCGCATCGCCCCGGCCTCTGCGTACTGTTTCGGATCGGCGAAGGGGGCCGACGCATGCTCGTGCCCGCCGGACCGGAAGGTCTTGATCCGCCCACCCACGCGGTTCCCGTTGGCCTCGATGACGGTGACGTCGTGCCCGGCCTGCTTGAGCAGATGCGCGGCGACCATTCCGGATGGCCCGGCACCCACGACGAGGACCTTCCTCGGAGCCTTGCCGTTCTCCGGCAGCCCCTCCTTCAGCAGGACTTCGGCGTACCGCTCCCCCAACGGCTGCCCGTCCTTGTCCAGGACGAGGATCGCGCGGGCGACGGCGAGAGCGGCATCGCGTTCGGTGGGTGCGGCGGCCGGGACGGCGACCGCCGCGGGTGCGGCGCCGATCCCCCCGGCGAGTACCGCGGCACCGGCGCCGGCCCCCGCGAGAAGGGTCCGACGGGTGGGACGGCCGGCTGCTGTGCCGTGCTGATCAGACTGTGTGCTCATGGGGCTCACACTGCGGGTGCATCCCGCGATCCCGGCGAACGCGGGTGGTGGCGCGCACGAGATTCACCCGCGCCGGTCATACGGTCTCGCAGTGCCCCGACGGTCAAGGTGCGGGCGGGCGCGTCGCTGTGGTGCAGCGCACCCGGATGGGCATGACCAGTCGGCCGTCCCCCGCACGCAATCCCTGAACCGCCGCAAGGGCGGCGGCGCGTGCCTCCCCGCGTCGCGCCTCGGGGATGGCTGCGACTCTCCCCCGGTGCACGCTCCACCAGAGGTAGTCCCACCACTCCGCGGGCCCCTCCAGCGTGACGTCGACCGTCAGCTCTTCAGTGGTCACGTCCACGAACCCGGCCGCCCGCGCCAGACCCGGCGGATCCACCCGGTCGCTCCGCTGCGCGGCGGGTGCGAAGCGCTCCAGAGCTACGTCCACCGACCGCCAATCGGGAGGGAACCCCGAGACGAACTGGGAGATCCCCAATCGGCCGCCCGGCCTCAGCAGTCGACGGTAGGCGTCCAACCCGGCTTCGGGGTCAGGGAGTTGTCGCAGTACGAAGCCGGACGTGATCGCGTCGAAGGACGCATCGGCGAAGTCCGGCGCCTCCGCGTCCCCGACCGCGACCTTCACCTGCGCCAGGCCGAGTCGGGCGGCGTCGGCCGCCGTCTTCCGGACCATGCCGGGCGAGATGTCCACTCCGACCGCCTGCCCCGTGGGCCCGACCGCCGCCGCGGCGGGAAAGAGACACGCACCCCGACCGCAGCCGGCGTCCAGGATCCGCCCGCCAGGTGTCAACTCCAGCTGCTGGACCAGCAGTTCACCGGCAACGGAGTAGAAGGGCGGCCCCGATCGGTCGTAGGACTCGGCCAAACCGTCATAGCGTGCGGATATCTCAGCCCTGTGGTCCACGCGGCCACCCTAGCCACATCAGCAGCCTTTCGGCCGGTGGTCCGGGGTGTACCCCCAGGGGCGGAGCCGCTCCAGGGCCTTGCCGATACGGAAGACCGTCGGGTCGTCGTAGGTGTGGCCGACTATCTGGACGCCCGTGGGAACGCCCCAACTGGAGTGGCCGCTGGGCACGTTGAGGACCGGGCAGCGGTTGTTGATGTTGAAGGGGATCGTCATGGCTGCCCACAGCGGCTCGCCGTGGTCCTCGCCGTTCACCACCAGGCGGCCCAGGAGGTCGTCCCCCGCGGGCATGCCCGGGACGGCTGTGGTCGGGCAGATCAGAGCGTCGTACGGCGCCATCGCCTCGGCCAGTTCGCGCTGGAGCCTCGTCTCTATACGCAGGCCATCCAGGTACGTGACGTGTTCGCGGGCCAGGGCCATGTTGTCCGCGAAGGCCGTCGCGTACGCCGACATCCGGTCGCGGTGCTTCGCCTCGACCTCCGCCACCATGGCCCCGAAGATGGTGGAGAAGTGGGCCGCGAGGGCGACGAGCAAGTCCTCCTTGGTCCAGGGGAGTTCGATCTCCTCCACGATCGCGCCCGCATCCGTGAGCGCCTGGGCGACCGCCCTCGTGTTCGCCTCCATCTCCGGGTGGACGTCGTACGCGCCCAGGCGGACGCAGAGCGCGATGCGCATCCCGGCGACCGCCTCGTACTCGGTCGGCAGGACCAGCTTCGGGCGCAGCGACACGTGGTCGCGCGGGTCCGGGCCCGCAAGAACGTTGGCGAAGGTCACGCAGTCGTCCACGGTGCGCGCCATGGGTCCGTCGCCTCGGTAGTGGTCGGCGGAGAGTGGTGCGACGCCCGGGATCCTGCCGTACGGCGCCTTGTAGCCGACCGTTCCGGTGAAGGCGGCGGGGATGCGGGTCGAGCCGCCGATGTCCGAGGCCGAGGCCAGCAGTGTGGTGCCCGCTGCGAGCGCGGCGCCTGCGCCGCCGGACGATCCGCCGGGGGTGAACTCGGGGTTCCACGGGTTGCGGGTGACGCCCCACAGGCGGCTGTGGGTGTACGTGGTGATGGAGAACTCGGGGGTGGCCGTACGCGCGTGGATGATGCCGCCGGCCTCCAGGATGCGGTCGATCACCGGGGCGTTCTCGGTCGCGATGTTGCCGACGTTGACGAGCGAGCCCTCGGTCAGCGAGCGCCCGGCCATGGCGTGCTTCTCCTTGGTGGCCACCGGGATGCCCTCCAACGGGCGCGGTGTCAGGCCGTTCTTGCCGAGGAAGCGGGCTTCGGCGTGCCGGGCCTGTTCGAGTGCCTCGTCGAAGAGCCGTTCGGTGAAGGCGTTGACGGTCGGTTCGGTCTGCTCCGCGCGGGCCACCACCGCGCGCATCAGTTCCACCGGGGAGAGTTCGCGGGCTTCGAAGAGCCGGCGCGCCTCCGTGGCGCTGAGGTAGCTGAGTTCGAGGTCAGGCATGGTCGTCCTCCGTGTGCAGCCAGCGGGCCGCTGCGGCCAGCAGTGTGGTCACGCCGATCTGGATCGTGGGGTCCGGTACGGGCGCGAAGTGCGGCGAGTGGTTGGCGGGGATCGTGTCGGGCAGGCCGTCCGTCAGCAGGGCGTCGGGGTCCAGGTGCGTGAAGAGGGCGGGGTCCGCGCCGCCGAAGTGCCAGAAGACCGAGGGAACACCAAGAGCCGTGCCGAAGACCCCGAAGTCCTCGCTGCCGGTGAGGGTCTGGGGCAGGGTGAAGACCCGTTCGGCGCCCAGGGCTTCGCCGATCGCCGTCAGGACGGTTGCCGTCGCCCGAGCCTCGTTCACCGTGACGGGGAAGGAGTTGATCCCGGCGATCTCGGGCTCCTTGGGAGCGCCGGACGCGGCTGCTTCGGCGCGGACTATTCGTTCGACCGCCGCCAGAACTCGCTCTCGTACAGCGGGAGTTGTGGAGCGGATGTTGATCCGCAGGTCGGCATGGTCAGGGATGATGTTCTCCTTGGTACCGGCGTGCAGCGAGCCCACGGTCACCACCGCTGTCTGCCCCGCCCCCACCTCCCGGGAGACGACCGTCTGCAGCCGCATCACAACCGCGGCGGCCATGACGATCGGGTCGATGGCGGTCTCGGGTGCGGACCCGTGTCCGCCGCGGCCGAAGAGACGGACGCGCAGGCTGTCGGACGCGGCCATCACCGGCCCGGGGCGGGTGCCGACGAAGCCGACGGGGGCGGGCGCCACATGCTGGCCGAGGCAGACTTCGGCGCGCGGGAAGCGGTCGAGGAAGCCGTCCTCGATCATCGCCGGTGCGCCGCCGACCTCTTCGGCCGGCTGGAACACGGCTACGACTGTGCCTCGCCATTTCCCCCGGGTGGCGGCCAGTTGGGCCGTCGCTCCGATGAGACAGGTGACATGCATGTCATGACCGCAGGCGTGCATGACGGGCACCTGGTGGCCCTCGCCGTCGACGGCGGTTTCACGGGAGGCGTACGGCAGTCCCGTCTGCTCCT
The sequence above is drawn from the Streptomyces sp. NBC_01465 genome and encodes:
- the mmsB gene encoding multiple monosaccharide ABC transporter permease translates to MGPVPTDIKKSAPPAPRSTGPTAGALLLESARRNMRQYGMLIALGLIVVLFQIWTDGVLLKPNNVTNLVLQNSYILVLAIGMMIVIIAGHIDLSVGSLAAFVSAACAVMMVEHHVSWPVALVIGLLIGAVAGAWQGFWIAYVGIPSFIVTLAGMLIFRGATQIMLGSRSLGPFPEGFQKISTGYLPSVGPNTNYHNLTVLMGLVLIAVVVVQELRSRRREQEYELDVLPKGIFITKLVAMIAAVLAFTMTLASYRGVPVVLLILAALLIGLGFVMRNAIVGRHVYALGGNQAAAKLSGVKDKRVTFLVFVNMGVLAALAGIVFAARLNAGTPNAGVNFELEAIAASFIGGASMSGGVGTVFGAIIGGLVLGVLNNGMSLVGIGTDYQQVIKGLVLLAAVGFDVYNKRKVGS
- a CDS encoding aldose epimerase family protein: MSTSRRTVLAATAAAGLAATTLGTATQAQASSRPSHTPSKEYFGTLDDGTKVYVWTVANGGTRLQVLSYGGIIHRLETADRHGRRANVALGFDNLADYVAKSPYFGGLIGRYGNRIAGGKFTLDGTTYQLPLNDTTTSLHGGTKGFDKVPWNVAPYTKGSETGLVLTRTSPDGEMGYPGNLKVKVTYALTARGEWRIDYEATTDKATVVNLTNHTYYNLSGEGTGSIYDHTLELAASRYTPVNSALIPTGELAKVAGTPFDFRRTKVIGADIRKANQQLLYGKGIDHNWALDKGITQTPEYALTLSDPASGRVMKIHTTEPGLQFYSGNFLDGTLVGTSGHIYRQGDALCLETQHFPDSPNQSNFPSTVLRPGQTYRTTTLHTFSTR
- a CDS encoding flavin monoamine oxidase family protein, encoding MSTQSDQHGTAAGRPTRRTLLAGAGAGAAVLAGGIGAAPAAVAVPAAAPTERDAALAVARAILVLDKDGQPLGERYAEVLLKEGLPENGKAPRKVLVVGAGPSGMVAAHLLKQAGHDVTVIEANGNRVGGRIKTFRSGGHEHASAPFADPKQYAEAGAMRIPGSHPLVSGLIDSFGLKRRKFRLVDVDAHDKPAFRTWLYVNGIRVRRADYAKDPRVVNRSFGVPEQYETVPSGTILRNALALAYTEIEGKKGGELLEGWANVVQRYGHWSMYQYLTEAAKLDAATIDLVGTLENVTSRMHLGFIHAFIDAYLISPDTTFYELPGGTATLADALYAQVKDVVRLDRRVTRISYDPVKPSVTVDTVSEGKDGKVVRETFTGEAAIVTVPFSGLRHIPVEPPLSYGKRRAITEMHYDAATKVLLEFSERWWELDEKGWEAALEAVRPGLYEDYRRGKVPADGSLLGAHPSVPKGHISDAQRVHYAASRAVAKDQPEAAHVVGGGSVTDNPNRFMFQPSYPVEGSPGGVVLASYSWADDALKWDCFDDEERYPRALGGVQEVYGQRIEVFYTGVGRTQSWMRDPYAYGEASVLMPGQHTELLPHTVTAEGPLHFAGCHTSVKPAWIEGALESAVRTALEVHAGI
- a CDS encoding class I SAM-dependent methyltransferase produces the protein MDHRAEISARYDGLAESYDRSGPPFYSVAGELLVQQLELTPGGRILDAGCGRGACLFPAAAAVGPTGQAVGVDISPGMVRKTAADAARLGLAQVKVAVGDAEAPDFADASFDAITSGFVLRQLPDPEAGLDAYRRLLRPGGRLGISQFVSGFPPDWRSVDVALERFAPAAQRSDRVDPPGLARAAGFVDVTTEELTVDVTLEGPAEWWDYLWWSVHRGRVAAIPEARRGEARAAALAAVQGLRAGDGRLVMPIRVRCTTATRPPAP
- a CDS encoding amidase, translating into MPDLELSYLSATEARRLFEARELSPVELMRAVVARAEQTEPTVNAFTERLFDEALEQARHAEARFLGKNGLTPRPLEGIPVATKEKHAMAGRSLTEGSLVNVGNIATENAPVIDRILEAGGIIHARTATPEFSITTYTHSRLWGVTRNPWNPEFTPGGSSGGAGAALAAGTTLLASASDIGGSTRIPAAFTGTVGYKAPYGRIPGVAPLSADHYRGDGPMARTVDDCVTFANVLAGPDPRDHVSLRPKLVLPTEYEAVAGMRIALCVRLGAYDVHPEMEANTRAVAQALTDAGAIVEEIELPWTKEDLLVALAAHFSTIFGAMVAEVEAKHRDRMSAYATAFADNMALAREHVTYLDGLRIETRLQRELAEAMAPYDALICPTTAVPGMPAGDDLLGRLVVNGEDHGEPLWAAMTIPFNINNRCPVLNVPSGHSSWGVPTGVQIVGHTYDDPTVFRIGKALERLRPWGYTPDHRPKGC
- a CDS encoding amidohydrolase, which gives rise to MTTGAVTPLLSGFPDRLPGLRALYEDLHAHPELSFQEFRTAGVVAALLREQGWDVTENVGGTGVVGVLANGEGPVVLLRADMDGLPVEEQTGLPYASRETAVDGEGHQVPVMHACGHDMHVTCLIGATAQLAATRGKWRGTVVAVFQPAEEVGGAPAMIEDGFLDRFPRAEVCLGQHVAPAPVGFVGTRPGPVMAASDSLRVRLFGRGGHGSAPETAIDPIVMAAAVVMRLQTVVSREVGAGQTAVVTVGSLHAGTKENIIPDHADLRINIRSTTPAVRERVLAAVERIVRAEAAASGAPKEPEIAGINSFPVTVNEARATATVLTAIGEALGAERVFTLPQTLTGSEDFGVFGTALGVPSVFWHFGGADPALFTHLDPDALLTDGLPDTIPANHSPHFAPVPDPTIQIGVTTLLAAAARWLHTEDDHA